From Jeotgalibaca dankookensis, one genomic window encodes:
- a CDS encoding LacI family DNA-binding transcriptional regulator → MATLKDIAKLAHVSTATVSRVLNEDETLSVAEETRLKIWAIAEELQYKKTPKKVLNRHIQLIQWYSQEEELDDIYYQAIRLAAEKTAEANHLTVTTSFQTIPNSLEENVAGICAIGKFSAHEVDQLQAFHRPLVFIDSDHMQHGSDSVVIDFQYAIGLLLSEITSLGHQKIGFLGGKEYTQDGREKLIDPRESFFRQMLSEKGHYQPDYFYKGTFSTESGKEMMTQAIKDLGQELPTLFFCANDAIAIGAMRSLQDAAIDVPKRVSIIGFNDSNVARYVYPTLSTIRVDTEALGKNGISLLLERINQDQTMTRKVSIATEFIARQSTQTFYHED, encoded by the coding sequence ATGGCGACTCTAAAAGATATTGCCAAGCTGGCCCACGTGTCGACTGCAACGGTTTCACGTGTCCTGAACGAGGATGAAACGTTATCAGTCGCTGAAGAGACACGCTTAAAAATATGGGCCATCGCCGAAGAACTTCAATATAAAAAGACCCCTAAAAAGGTGCTGAATCGTCATATCCAGCTTATACAGTGGTATAGCCAAGAAGAAGAATTAGATGATATTTATTACCAAGCCATTCGATTGGCTGCTGAAAAAACGGCTGAAGCCAATCATCTAACCGTCACAACTAGCTTTCAAACGATTCCTAACTCCCTGGAAGAGAATGTTGCAGGTATTTGTGCAATTGGAAAATTTTCTGCCCACGAAGTAGACCAGTTACAAGCCTTTCACAGACCGCTTGTCTTTATTGACTCCGATCACATGCAGCATGGGTCGGATAGCGTCGTGATTGATTTTCAATATGCGATTGGTTTACTTCTTTCCGAAATAACCAGTCTTGGCCACCAGAAGATAGGCTTTTTAGGTGGAAAAGAATACACGCAAGATGGCAGAGAAAAGCTGATAGATCCAAGGGAAAGTTTCTTTCGCCAGATGTTAAGCGAGAAGGGCCACTACCAACCTGATTATTTCTATAAGGGGACCTTTTCGACCGAATCTGGTAAAGAGATGATGACGCAAGCTATAAAGGATCTTGGGCAAGAACTACCAACGCTTTTCTTTTGTGCCAATGATGCGATTGCCATTGGAGCCATGCGAAGTTTGCAAGATGCTGCAATTGATGTTCCCAAAAGAGTGAGTATTATCGGTTTTAACGATAGTAACGTCGCGCGCTATGTCTATCCTACTTTATCGACGATTCGAGTGGATACAGAAGCGCTTGGTAAAAATGGCATCAGTCTATTATTAGAGCGAATAAATCAAGATCAAACGATGACGAGAAAAGTTTCCATTGCAACCGA